The Paenibacillus sp. MBLB1832 genome has a window encoding:
- a CDS encoding carbohydrate ABC transporter permease produces MLNARDAASAKPAIIRRRKSFSILKIIVIAFLSLLVVTQVYPLLWLFIYSLKTNEEILSGRFFSLPHVLQWKNFTDATKAGHYFQYLKNSLFVTLVTMVCVLFLSSLTAFAITRFKWKYGQLVMVIFLIGMMVPMQATLLPLMIIFKNMHILNTHLSIIMPYIAFQTPIAVFILSGFMKSIPAEIEESAVVDGAGVFKIFSGIILPISIPPMMTVCILTFINIWNEYILAATFISSERLKTLPFGVNSFVSQYSVNYGAIGAFLVLGALPVILVYFLLADKITKGMVAGAVKG; encoded by the coding sequence ATGCTAAACGCCAGGGATGCGGCTTCGGCCAAACCGGCCATCATACGGAGACGCAAAAGCTTCTCTATCCTAAAAATTATTGTCATCGCTTTTCTATCCTTACTTGTGGTCACACAGGTATATCCATTGCTTTGGCTGTTTATCTATTCACTGAAAACGAATGAAGAGATTCTTTCGGGTCGATTCTTCTCTTTGCCTCATGTGCTTCAATGGAAGAACTTCACCGATGCCACGAAGGCTGGTCATTACTTCCAGTACTTGAAAAACTCCTTATTCGTCACTTTGGTAACTATGGTATGCGTATTGTTCTTGAGTTCCTTAACCGCATTTGCGATTACAAGGTTCAAATGGAAATACGGTCAGCTGGTTATGGTGATTTTCTTGATCGGGATGATGGTTCCCATGCAGGCAACCTTGCTGCCGCTGATGATTATTTTCAAAAACATGCACATCTTGAACACGCATCTTTCGATTATTATGCCTTACATTGCGTTCCAGACGCCGATTGCGGTCTTTATCTTGAGCGGATTCATGAAATCCATCCCAGCCGAGATTGAGGAGTCAGCGGTTGTTGACGGGGCAGGGGTTTTCAAAATTTTCAGCGGTATCATTCTACCGATCTCGATTCCTCCAATGATGACAGTTTGTATCCTAACGTTCATCAACATTTGGAACGAGTACATTCTTGCAGCAACGTTCATCTCGTCCGAGCGCCTTAAGACGCTTCCGTTCGGGGTCAACAGCTTCGTTAGTCAATATTCCGTGAATTATGGAGCGATCGGCGCATTCCTCGTACTAGGCGCATTGCCGGTTATTCTGGTGTACTTCCTATTAGCGGACAAAATTACAAAAGGTATGGTAGCGGGAGCGGTGAAGGGGTAA
- a CDS encoding sensor histidine kinase: MRVTRGFNSIHNRLFMLFISSMLVLVLLVSVLYYQKTTQIIHTKISDLAQKNISQTVGLFDLLLQGYDSITKSLNSNFEMLRLIEDRDTNPDITASILNERTITNILGAIYYSRDDIIGIHVITNAGKNYNYERGFDSVIDMNYSSTDWYKKLQDSSGEMVWLGLVQGSVINQFQRDPLFVFGRKLFDLTDHREIGVMLIETNPRPILDALSNVTISPNSRVYIVDRENRLIATPAEDKASTPTFSGLPRPEGNEIVIDDRTNQLIVAANAKMSDWTVFGLTPKEDINAEVVKTREYLYVVIVVLIILSTALASLISQNIASPLKLLIREMKQVEMGNFKGSVTVKSFEEINSLVSSFNRMVNRMDELIERITLANMSEKNAELQALQSQVNPHFLYNTLDMIYWMLDERENDRLGKVILALSHMFRYSSDWQEASKTTLQQELDQMRHYMTIIENRLEGRVRTDIRIDPEWLDVVLPKMTLQPIIENAVKYGLEPLREPGVLSVYAQVHEQELHIIVSDNGAGIEPNLLRQMQDRLLEDARLSGDLNAYKAGDNAETQLVEGGKRTRRGIGLTNVHRRIALMFGDAYGLRIQSTQDVGTTVIVAMPLPRRGG; the protein is encoded by the coding sequence ATGCGCGTGACACGAGGCTTTAATTCCATTCATAATCGGTTATTCATGCTATTTATTTCGTCCATGCTCGTGCTCGTGCTGCTCGTCAGCGTGCTGTATTATCAGAAGACAACGCAAATTATACATACAAAGATATCCGATTTAGCGCAAAAAAACATTTCACAAACCGTCGGTTTATTTGATTTGCTCTTGCAGGGTTATGATAGTATTACGAAATCATTAAATAGTAACTTCGAGATGCTTCGCTTGATCGAGGATCGCGACACCAATCCGGATATAACGGCCAGCATCTTAAATGAACGGACGATTACGAACATTCTAGGCGCGATTTATTATTCGCGGGATGACATTATTGGGATTCATGTGATCACCAATGCAGGTAAAAACTATAACTACGAGCGCGGGTTCGATAGCGTTATTGATATGAACTATTCGTCCACGGACTGGTATAAGAAGCTGCAAGATTCCTCAGGGGAGATGGTCTGGTTAGGGCTAGTGCAGGGCTCCGTCATTAACCAATTTCAGCGCGACCCGTTATTCGTTTTTGGTCGGAAGCTTTTCGATCTTACGGATCATAGGGAGATTGGCGTTATGCTCATCGAAACGAATCCAAGGCCAATCTTGGATGCACTTTCGAACGTAACGATCAGTCCGAATAGCCGCGTCTACATTGTGGATCGAGAGAACCGGTTGATTGCTACGCCAGCGGAAGATAAGGCGTCGACGCCTACGTTCAGCGGCCTGCCGCGCCCTGAAGGCAATGAGATCGTTATTGATGATCGAACGAACCAATTGATTGTCGCGGCGAATGCCAAGATGTCGGACTGGACGGTCTTCGGCCTTACACCGAAAGAGGATATCAATGCAGAGGTCGTCAAAACACGAGAATACTTATACGTCGTTATCGTTGTGCTTATCATCCTGTCGACGGCATTAGCGAGTCTCATCTCGCAAAATATCGCGTCTCCGCTGAAATTGCTCATCCGCGAGATGAAGCAGGTGGAGATGGGGAATTTCAAGGGCTCCGTGACGGTCAAATCGTTCGAGGAGATCAACTCACTGGTATCCTCTTTCAATCGCATGGTGAATCGGATGGATGAGTTGATCGAGCGCATCACACTCGCCAACATGAGTGAGAAGAATGCGGAGCTGCAAGCGCTGCAGTCGCAGGTTAACCCGCATTTCCTCTATAACACCTTGGATATGATCTATTGGATGCTCGATGAGCGCGAGAACGATCGGCTGGGCAAGGTCATCCTGGCTCTGTCGCATATGTTCCGCTACAGCAGTGACTGGCAGGAAGCGTCCAAGACGACGCTGCAGCAAGAGCTGGATCAGATGCGTCATTACATGACAATCATTGAGAACCGCTTGGAAGGCCGGGTTCGCACGGATATTCGGATCGATCCCGAGTGGCTGGATGTGGTCCTCCCCAAAATGACCCTGCAACCCATCATCGAAAATGCCGTGAAATACGGGCTGGAGCCATTGCGTGAGCCAGGAGTACTTAGTGTTTATGCCCAGGTGCACGAACAGGAATTGCATATCATCGTCTCCGATAACGGCGCGGGCATTGAGCCGAACTTACTGCGCCAGATGCAGGATAGACTTCTGGAGGATGCACGCTTGAGCGGCGATTTGAACGCGTACAAGGCAGGAGACAACGCGGAAACTCAGCTAGTCGAAGGGGGCAAGCGAACGCGCAGAGGTATTGGTCTGACCAATGTGCATCGCCGGATTGCATTAATGTTCGGAGATGCGTACGGATTGCGAATTCAGAGTACACAAGATGTAGGAACAACGGTCATCGTTGCGATGCCGCTTCCTCGCAGGGGGGGTTAA
- a CDS encoding carbohydrate ABC transporter permease — MNVLRVSKWTIAMFVLPCLIIYVGLVFVPILVSMYSGLLEWNGIGTSKFIGLDNFRTMLFHDPVFWPSVKRTLMFAVFSMIEIPIALGVAILLNRFIKKPNFLVSAYFLPVILSVVIVGQLWKTIYNPAAMGGMLNQVLDMLHLHSWTRSWLTDPKIAMYSLYFVALWQYLGYHTLIQFTGIQNIPADIYEAARLDGAEGLKADWYITFPMNIPIFKISIVLAFIGSLQAFDMIMVMTGGGPAHATDVISTLMYNNSFLSLKYGYGSAIAAFLVVVCLVATVIINTLFNRLERKFS; from the coding sequence GTGAATGTGTTAAGAGTCTCCAAGTGGACGATTGCCATGTTTGTACTGCCCTGTTTGATCATCTATGTTGGTCTTGTGTTTGTACCTATCCTTGTATCCATGTATAGTGGATTGCTGGAGTGGAACGGGATTGGCACATCGAAATTCATTGGACTTGATAATTTCCGTACGATGCTTTTCCACGATCCTGTATTTTGGCCATCTGTTAAACGCACACTGATGTTTGCTGTATTTTCCATGATTGAAATCCCAATTGCTTTGGGTGTAGCTATCTTGCTGAACCGTTTTATTAAAAAACCGAACTTTCTCGTATCAGCTTATTTTTTACCTGTTATTTTATCTGTTGTTATCGTTGGTCAATTATGGAAAACGATTTATAATCCAGCCGCAATGGGCGGTATGCTTAACCAAGTTTTAGATATGCTTCATTTACATAGCTGGACGAGATCGTGGCTAACCGATCCTAAAATTGCTATGTATTCCCTCTATTTTGTGGCCCTTTGGCAGTACTTGGGTTATCACACATTGATACAGTTCACCGGTATTCAGAATATTCCGGCTGATATTTATGAGGCGGCACGCCTCGATGGAGCAGAAGGCTTGAAAGCCGACTGGTATATTACTTTCCCTATGAATATTCCGATTTTCAAAATATCGATCGTCCTAGCTTTCATTGGATCCCTACAAGCGTTTGACATGATTATGGTCATGACAGGCGGCGGTCCTGCACACGCAACAGATGTGATTTCAACGTTGATGTACAACAATTCATTCCTTTCCTTGAAATATGGGTATGGAAGTGCGATTGCAGCCTTCTTGGTTGTGGTGTGTCTTGTGGCAACGGTTATTATTAACACACTATTTAATCGCCTAGAGAGAAAATTTTCGTGA
- a CDS encoding response regulator codes for MDILIVDDETIIREGIQRTLQNRFPSYTIHLAADAEQAIALLRSQTIHIVLTDILMPGMTGLEMMNVSRNRHPHVKWVVISAYSEFSYAQEAVRLGAKDYLLKPIGKEVLIEMIRKLSEEIAHDTEMSEEAELLKANRKFLQEAVFQRWVQGLDTGRIDMSPFVEQHPYFYLIMVKMETDKAVFLENFIIENVLVELIERYGKGFVTVHDSKSLLGLVTPPEGTSVAQLVEELRSHLIKYLKVPFQIMSTERIDQFQSAPAEVQRMRQASTTQVYEHHASGSDRSVEVALQYMRTHYHDDLSLEKVASIVYLNPVYFSQLFKQKTGQGFKEFVIHLRLEQAKQLLMNPKLKLADVAERIGYQDMRHFSQVFRKKYGVTPSEFRQEHTGDRPDTLLSRD; via the coding sequence ATGGATATTCTAATCGTGGATGACGAGACCATTATTCGGGAAGGGATTCAGCGCACCCTGCAGAATCGGTTTCCCTCTTATACCATCCATTTGGCTGCTGATGCGGAGCAGGCGATCGCTTTGCTACGAAGTCAGACGATTCATATCGTCTTGACGGACATTTTGATGCCTGGCATGACAGGCCTTGAGATGATGAATGTATCGCGAAACCGTCACCCGCACGTGAAGTGGGTCGTCATTTCCGCGTACTCGGAGTTTTCGTATGCCCAAGAGGCAGTTCGACTCGGGGCGAAGGACTATCTGCTGAAGCCGATCGGCAAAGAAGTTCTGATTGAGATGATCAGGAAGCTGAGCGAAGAAATCGCTCACGATACGGAAATGAGCGAAGAGGCGGAGCTGCTGAAGGCGAACCGCAAGTTTCTGCAAGAAGCGGTGTTCCAGCGCTGGGTACAAGGACTCGATACAGGGCGTATCGATATGAGTCCGTTCGTCGAGCAGCACCCTTATTTTTATTTGATTATGGTCAAAATGGAGACCGATAAGGCCGTATTCCTCGAGAATTTCATTATCGAGAACGTCCTTGTAGAGTTGATTGAGCGCTACGGGAAGGGATTCGTCACCGTACACGACAGCAAGAGCCTCCTAGGCCTTGTTACGCCGCCTGAAGGTACAAGTGTCGCCCAGCTCGTTGAGGAGCTTAGGAGCCATCTGATCAAGTATCTGAAGGTGCCCTTCCAGATCATGAGCACCGAGCGCATCGATCAGTTCCAATCGGCCCCCGCGGAAGTGCAGCGGATGCGGCAAGCCTCCACGACGCAAGTCTACGAGCATCACGCTAGCGGCAGCGACCGTTCGGTTGAGGTCGCGCTTCAGTATATGCGTACACATTACCATGACGACCTTTCTCTGGAGAAAGTGGCATCCATCGTATATTTGAATCCTGTGTACTTCAGTCAGCTTTTCAAACAGAAGACAGGGCAAGGCTTTAAAGAGTTCGTCATTCACCTTCGGTTAGAGCAGGCCAAACAGCTGCTAATGAACCCCAAGCTGAAGCTGGCTGACGTTGCTGAACGGATCGGGTATCAGGATATGCGGCACTTTTCACAGGTGTTTCGGAAGAAGTATGGCGTCACACCTTCTGAGTTCAGACAGGAGCATACGGGTGATAGACCGGATACATTGTTGTCAAGAGATTGA
- a CDS encoding C40 family peptidase: MNIVKKNRLSRSVAGIALSLSLLVGGTALLQPQAASAATATSTSRADSIVRTAKSYIGKVTYRFGTRDTSRLILDCSAYTQLVFSKNGISIPWGSSAQAKLGTRVSTKAGLKKGDLIMFSVSTPGRVNHVGIYIGNGQFISNTKSSGVVVSQLNSGYWKDRFIMGRHLK, from the coding sequence ATGAATATTGTGAAAAAGAACCGCCTTAGCCGCTCGGTCGCAGGAATCGCACTTAGCTTATCCTTACTTGTGGGAGGCACAGCGCTGTTACAGCCGCAGGCTGCATCCGCCGCTACAGCAACGAGCACATCTCGTGCAGATAGTATTGTACGCACAGCCAAATCTTATATTGGCAAAGTTACCTACCGTTTCGGTACACGAGACACTAGCCGTCTCATTTTGGATTGCTCTGCTTATACACAGCTTGTATTTAGCAAGAACGGGATCTCTATTCCTTGGGGTTCCAGCGCGCAAGCGAAGCTGGGTACACGAGTTTCCACGAAAGCAGGTTTGAAAAAAGGTGATTTAATCATGTTTAGTGTATCCACACCTGGTCGAGTCAACCATGTTGGGATTTACATCGGAAATGGCCAATTCATTAGTAACACGAAGAGCTCTGGCGTTGTTGTCAGCCAATTGAACTCTGGTTATTGGAAAGACCGTTTTATTATGGGTCGTCATTTGAAATAG
- a CDS encoding extracellular solute-binding protein yields the protein MKKFKTLQVIAAGALAVSLTACGTNSDSKSTTTPSGGAAATTTPAAEKKENITITFQNIYPDPTDPKNGMLKKIVNDYQTKNPNIKIELDSLNTDQQKLKLKTQAASKEVPDITVVNPAAQMQPFVDAGLFAPLNDMVEQNGLKGTFQEGILNWYTFKNNIYALPDGNNIAVIYYNKDLFKQAGIADVPKTFEEMVADVKTLKAKGIQPMAIGEKDSWTGSFLFMNVLLRTNGGPGFLQSVVDGKKNFSDPAFTDAVSSFEDLIQAGAFQEGATSFDYNAGENLFKTGKAAMYFMGSWATGGIETSSVNGKVGVFQFPTVKGKGNPDEFMLAPGSAFAVSANSKHLKETKDFLNYFMLNFPKEAFAVKGAVGIAQKVDGDFKAAGYSDMAMDVLGLFKKVKGGDLAFDNTMNPGTAQGHLTSIQNLFVQKADPAAVAKEHQTAYDTNKK from the coding sequence GTGAAAAAATTCAAAACACTTCAAGTTATCGCAGCGGGCGCGCTTGCTGTTAGCTTAACAGCATGTGGTACTAATTCGGATAGCAAAAGCACAACAACACCAAGCGGCGGTGCAGCAGCAACAACAACACCAGCGGCTGAGAAGAAAGAAAACATCACGATTACATTCCAAAACATATATCCAGACCCAACGGATCCGAAAAATGGTATGTTGAAGAAAATTGTTAACGACTACCAAACGAAAAACCCGAACATCAAAATCGAGCTTGATTCCTTGAACACGGATCAACAAAAGCTTAAATTGAAAACGCAAGCAGCTTCCAAAGAAGTTCCAGACATCACGGTCGTGAACCCAGCTGCTCAGATGCAACCTTTCGTTGATGCGGGCCTATTCGCTCCATTGAATGATATGGTTGAGCAAAACGGACTTAAGGGTACGTTCCAAGAAGGTATCTTAAACTGGTATACATTCAAAAATAACATTTACGCATTGCCAGATGGTAACAACATCGCAGTTATTTACTACAACAAAGACTTGTTCAAGCAAGCTGGTATTGCTGATGTTCCAAAAACATTCGAAGAAATGGTTGCCGATGTGAAAACGTTGAAAGCTAAAGGCATTCAGCCAATGGCCATCGGTGAAAAAGATTCCTGGACAGGTTCCTTCTTGTTCATGAACGTATTGCTTCGTACAAACGGCGGTCCTGGCTTCTTACAATCCGTTGTAGACGGCAAGAAAAATTTCTCTGATCCTGCATTCACGGATGCCGTTAGCTCCTTCGAAGACTTGATCCAAGCGGGCGCATTCCAAGAAGGCGCAACTTCCTTCGATTACAACGCTGGTGAGAACTTGTTCAAAACGGGTAAAGCAGCGATGTACTTCATGGGCAGCTGGGCAACTGGCGGTATCGAAACATCTTCCGTTAACGGTAAAGTTGGCGTATTCCAATTCCCAACAGTTAAAGGTAAAGGTAACCCAGATGAGTTCATGTTGGCACCAGGATCCGCGTTCGCCGTATCCGCGAACAGCAAACACTTGAAAGAAACAAAAGATTTCTTGAACTACTTCATGTTGAACTTCCCTAAAGAAGCTTTCGCAGTTAAAGGCGCTGTTGGTATCGCACAAAAAGTTGACGGCGACTTCAAAGCTGCTGGTTACTCTGATATGGCTATGGACGTTCTTGGTTTGTTCAAGAAAGTGAAAGGCGGCGACCTTGCGTTCGATAACACAATGAACCCAGGTACTGCACAAGGTCACTTAACAAGCATTCAAAACCTCTTCGTTCAAAAAGCTGATCCTGCTGCTGTAGCGAAAGAGCACCAAACGGCTTACGATACGAACAAAAAATAA